One window of Chamaesiphon minutus PCC 6605 genomic DNA carries:
- a CDS encoding DUF5895 domain-containing protein, whose product MTSNPENKYLSRQYAATDFSFPYVQGLRGEDPKQYGYFVPVSQASKAGWRDLDADKLTQYAYNNGKTEVGILFQQPRMVVTPVSSLGMFDRKASLEDETLVVIGKWDRQHQDDANIGNFQIYLVMFFDEHKQPLHDIPLKLVAKGAQQATLSEQWQQFCVAVARCQAQANKVFFSPRNEVFNALCLFQPHLIRKSVGETIKSPALYVDGYVEPTVDNWQDFFLGTDEDLADMVVGLMNPRSRLLLADPTVGAISLIPAADPQPQIEAQPAHPTVGSPALDSHPAIDVQSSTVAPTQGDGTNGGRTSQIDTDDIDKIPF is encoded by the coding sequence ATGACCTCTAACCCAGAAAACAAGTATCTCAGCCGCCAATATGCTGCCACAGACTTCTCGTTTCCCTACGTCCAAGGGCTGCGCGGGGAAGACCCCAAGCAGTACGGCTATTTCGTGCCCGTATCCCAAGCCAGTAAAGCAGGTTGGCGCGATTTAGATGCCGACAAACTTACCCAGTATGCCTACAACAACGGCAAAACTGAAGTCGGGATCTTATTTCAACAGCCGCGCATGGTGGTAACTCCCGTCTCTAGTTTGGGGATGTTCGACCGCAAGGCATCTCTCGAAGACGAAACCCTAGTCGTCATTGGCAAGTGGGATCGCCAGCATCAGGATGACGCAAATATCGGGAACTTCCAAATCTACTTGGTAATGTTCTTCGACGAACACAAGCAGCCACTCCACGACATTCCCTTGAAGTTAGTGGCTAAAGGCGCACAACAAGCGACTTTATCAGAGCAGTGGCAGCAATTTTGTGTAGCCGTAGCGCGGTGTCAGGCACAGGCGAACAAGGTCTTCTTTAGCCCTCGCAACGAAGTCTTTAATGCTTTGTGCTTGTTTCAACCTCACCTGATCCGCAAAAGTGTCGGGGAAACCATCAAATCTCCTGCCCTATATGTCGATGGTTACGTCGAGCCAACAGTTGATAACTGGCAAGATTTCTTTCTCGGCACCGATGAAGATCTCGCCGATATGGTGGTGGGCTTGATGAATCCGCGTTCCCGTCTGCTACTTGCCGATCCTACTGTTGGGGCAATTTCCCTTATTCCCGCTGCCGACCCACAGCCCCAAATCGAGGCTCAACCCGCTCATCCAACTGTGGGGAGTCCAGCTCTTGATTCTCATCCCGCCATCGATGTGCAGTCATCGACCGTTGCACCCACTCAAGGGGACGGTACCAATGGGGGTCGCACTTCCCAAATCGATACCGACGACATCGATAAAATTCCGTTCTAG
- a CDS encoding DUF932 domain-containing protein: MKTGRTLEELARELLDQQESKRDFHAQTKTLNMLPTGQFRLETKDEEILMPATAHAHAQMASKFNIPKVYYDRMLKNSPQLLSQNVNHWLGQSEDTSLIRSLRGQMRAVLSNRYRIVDHHDILAIVLQELQEMGDGMKIASCQVTDSRMYLKVINTNIEEAISVGDLCQAGFVLSNSEVGLGAISIEPFVLRLACLNGLILKDRRQRKNHVGRVSENNDLYAIDTLQAIDDAFKLQLRDLVRNAVSITTFREAVEDLQLSQTSLITGNPVKAVEVTAKVIGLNERESGSVLSHLIRSGDLSKFGMLNAVTRSAEDVEHYDRATEIERLGSDVLYLPSTIWREVATAS, translated from the coding sequence ATGAAAACTGGACGAACCCTGGAAGAATTAGCTCGTGAGTTACTAGACCAACAAGAGTCTAAACGCGACTTTCACGCTCAAACTAAAACTTTGAACATGCTGCCAACTGGTCAATTTCGCCTGGAAACTAAAGACGAAGAGATCTTGATGCCAGCGACGGCACATGCTCATGCACAGATGGCAAGCAAATTTAACATCCCCAAAGTTTATTACGACCGAATGCTCAAGAATTCGCCCCAATTGCTGTCCCAAAACGTCAATCACTGGTTGGGTCAATCCGAAGACACTAGCTTGATTCGCAGCTTGCGAGGACAGATGCGCGCTGTTTTGAGCAATCGCTATCGGATCGTCGATCACCACGATATTTTAGCGATCGTACTGCAAGAACTTCAAGAAATGGGTGACGGGATGAAAATCGCCAGTTGTCAAGTCACCGATTCGCGGATGTACTTGAAGGTCATCAACACCAACATTGAGGAAGCAATCTCCGTCGGCGATCTTTGTCAAGCCGGATTCGTTTTATCAAATTCTGAGGTTGGTCTTGGAGCGATTTCAATTGAACCATTTGTGCTACGTCTGGCTTGCCTCAATGGTTTAATTTTGAAAGACCGTCGCCAACGCAAAAATCACGTTGGTCGTGTCAGCGAAAATAACGACCTATATGCCATCGACACTCTTCAAGCGATTGATGATGCCTTCAAGCTGCAACTACGTGACTTGGTACGGAATGCGGTAAGTATTACAACTTTTCGCGAAGCAGTCGAAGACTTACAACTCTCGCAAACTAGCCTCATCACTGGTAATCCGGTCAAAGCGGTCGAAGTGACAGCTAAGGTAATCGGACTTAATGAGCGCGAATCTGGGTCGGTGTTAAGCCATCTAATCCGCTCTGGCGACTTGAGCAAATTTGGGATGCTCAATGCTGTAACCCGTTCTGCCGAAGACGTTGAGCATTACGACCGTGCGACCGAGATCGAGCGGCTTGGCTCCGATGTGTTGTACCTGCCCTCAACCATTTGGCGCGAGGTTGCTACTGCCAGCTAA
- a CDS encoding siphovirus Gp157 family protein, with the protein MPSLINLESQRDRLVEEIMELTESTSNEGIPDATDPEELVAKFEELEAAITDKVDAIAAVVAAQKGDIAYLKSRRDEFTRIIDRKVKALEKFENYLKAIVTNRPDAQLKGLDATIKVVKNGGVQPIWLNPDIEERNFPPDLVTIATTYKVDRQAVVKKLAESGQDSLIVDGKPIATVQPRGTHLRIG; encoded by the coding sequence ATGCCATCACTAATTAATCTCGAATCACAACGCGATCGACTTGTCGAAGAAATTATGGAGCTTACTGAGTCAACTTCTAATGAAGGTATTCCAGACGCAACCGATCCCGAAGAACTAGTTGCCAAGTTTGAAGAGTTAGAAGCTGCCATTACCGATAAAGTCGATGCGATTGCAGCGGTTGTTGCCGCTCAAAAAGGCGATATTGCCTATCTTAAATCGCGCCGCGACGAATTTACTCGCATCATCGATCGTAAGGTCAAAGCACTAGAAAAATTCGAGAACTACCTCAAAGCGATTGTTACTAACCGACCCGATGCCCAGCTTAAAGGTCTTGACGCAACCATTAAGGTTGTCAAAAATGGTGGCGTTCAACCCATTTGGCTCAATCCAGATATCGAGGAGCGAAACTTTCCTCCCGATTTGGTCACGATTGCCACGACCTATAAGGTCGATCGTCAAGCCGTAGTGAAAAAGTTGGCTGAGTCTGGACAAGATAGTTTGATTGTTGATGGTAAACCGATTGCCACCGTGCAACCAAGGGGGACACATTTACGAATTGGTTGA
- a CDS encoding SAM-dependent methyltransferase yields MTISNIDGQLTLDFSVPANCPPPNSNLADKLQRLAEAMDTTISSKLSPSISHQNITARRSRIAALMREDGRRLQLIQSWLMGLAIRHRDGTCPSQLSQISNRRHLDSFASIFHWQKEGAKSLEYLYTGFDRGHEIAQKLGAVGIHSASAALAAVELLEGLGNPTARQPDPIGERVDALRRKAIYQQVPDFYPTPGEIVARMLQLANVQPHHRCLDPEGGAGDLCVALRDLGVENIDCFELNAVLAEALTLLEFPLLGRDFLSATPRPIYERIIMNPPFGEDAHIDHIRHAYDWLAPDGELVAVLPLEHPSRIKKRRQFSEWLNELGADRYSNPPKAFTKGDRYCAVETQLIHICR; encoded by the coding sequence ATGACTATTTCCAATATCGATGGACAATTAACTCTAGATTTCTCCGTTCCTGCCAACTGTCCCCCACCCAATTCCAACTTAGCCGATAAGTTACAAAGGTTGGCGGAGGCGATGGACACAACGATTTCGTCCAAGCTAAGTCCTTCGATCTCCCACCAAAACATTACCGCCCGTCGCTCGCGCATTGCTGCACTTATGCGCGAAGATGGACGACGGCTCCAACTCATTCAGAGTTGGTTGATGGGACTTGCCATTCGACATCGCGATGGTACCTGCCCTAGCCAGCTCTCCCAAATTAGCAATCGCAGGCATCTCGACTCCTTTGCTTCTATTTTTCATTGGCAAAAAGAAGGAGCAAAATCGCTCGAATATCTCTATACAGGATTCGATCGCGGTCATGAAATCGCTCAAAAGCTGGGAGCTGTCGGTATCCATAGTGCTAGCGCGGCTCTAGCAGCGGTCGAACTACTAGAAGGTTTGGGTAATCCTACTGCTCGACAACCCGATCCGATTGGCGAACGGGTCGATGCACTGCGACGAAAAGCGATCTATCAACAGGTGCCCGACTTCTACCCGACCCCAGGCGAGATCGTCGCTCGAATGCTGCAACTCGCTAACGTCCAGCCCCATCACCGCTGCCTCGACCCGGAGGGCGGAGCTGGCGATCTTTGCGTTGCGCTGCGGGACTTGGGAGTCGAAAACATCGATTGCTTCGAGCTGAACGCGGTTTTGGCTGAAGCTCTGACCCTGCTTGAATTCCCCCTGCTGGGGCGAGACTTTCTTTCCGCTACCCCTCGCCCGATCTACGAGCGGATAATAATGAATCCGCCTTTTGGCGAAGATGCCCACATCGACCATATTCGTCATGCTTACGATTGGTTGGCTCCTGATGGGGAGCTAGTGGCGGTGCTGCCATTGGAACATCCCAGTCGTATCAAAAAACGTCGCCAGTTTTCGGAGTGGCTTAATGAATTAGGAGCCGATCGTTACTCCAATCCTCCAAAAGCCTTTACCAAAGGCGATCGTTATTGTGCGGTAGAGACGCAGCTAATCCACATTTGTCGTTGA